A genomic region of Vanessa tameamea isolate UH-Manoa-2023 chromosome 11, ilVanTame1 primary haplotype, whole genome shotgun sequence contains the following coding sequences:
- the LOC113402501 gene encoding uncharacterized protein LOC113402501: MEIVPEGKNFRLVTEDELPAVADILVQYMPESLKFHQTIQTYLNNKVWDFHFYVAKNWPEDPICLHFPGCTSTPNSQIYESVTIFCPSERAELVDLLTSEDVLLDLTQPLYLNFTHQAIVDRFEKRYEAHDKITGDVYVCDKPPEEPTTDELPPDVELVRLQPEHMKAVHDLYPASDIECREVFEKLVAELPAYGIFVEGQLAAWMVQSYYGAMFSMQTRPEFRRKGYGIFLARRLTKEVAARGYKPFVVIRPENDASRSLYSKLGFEKRFRTVRAVLRPR; the protein is encoded by the exons ATGGAAATCGTCCCCGAGGGAAAAAACTTCCGATTGGTAACCGAAGACGAGCTCCCAGCGGTCGCCGATATCTTAGTGCAGTATATGCCTGAATCTttaaag tttCATCAAACGATTCAAACATATCTAAACAACAAGGTGTGGGACTTCCATTTTTATGTAGCGAAAAATTGGCCGGAGGATCCGATTTGCCTACATTTCCCTGGATGTACTAGCACG CCAAACAGTCAAATTTATGAGAGCGTAACTATATTCTGTCCATCGGAGCGCGCAGAATTGGTTGATTTGTTGACATCCGAAGACGTGTTACTTGATCTAACACAACCATTGTACCTGAATTTCACTCACCAGGCTATTGTTGACCGCTTTGAAAAACGCTATGAAGCCCATGACAAAATCACTGGTGATGTTTACGTGTGTGACAAACCACCTGAAGAGCCCACTACTGATGA aCTGCCACCGGACGTGGAGCTAGTTCGTTTACAGCCAGAACATATGAAGGCAGTCCACGATTTGTACCCAGCTAGTGATATCGAATGCCGAGAAGTTTTCGAAAAGTTAGTTGCAGAACTGCCTGCATATGGAATATTTGTTGAAGGGCAGTTGGCCGCTTGGATGGTACAATCCTATTATGGAGCCATGTTTTCAATGCAAACGCGACCTGAATTTCGTAGGAAAGGCTATGGGATTTTCTTAGCGAGGCGCCTAACCAAGGAGGTCGCCGCTCGAGGCTATAAGCCGTTTGTCGTGATTCGTCCGGAAAATGACGCGTCCCGTTCCCTCTACTCCAAGCTCGGTTTCGAGAAACGTTTCCGAACGGTGCGCGCCGTTTTGCGTCCTCGCTAA